GCGACATCTGGATTTTCACGCAAATAAGTGCCGTGCTCAAGCGCCACAAACTGTCGCTGATGGCCCCCATCTCTGACATTCCGGAGGAGACGTGGCAGCAACTGATGTACGGTTTTGAGGAGGAGGACCCGAAGGGCAAGAAAGAGCCGTTCGTGTTTGAGGGCGTTATCAACTTCCTGAAAAAACAGCTGGAGTCTGACTCAGAAAACGTACGGAACTGGATTCAAGAATACACCCAGCAGAGCACCTGCCCAGAATGCAACGGTTACCGCCTGAAACGGGAATCATTGCACTTTAAAATAGACCACAAACACATCGGCCAACTGGCCGAAATGGACATTGCTGAGCTTGCCGGTTGGGTGGCCAACCTGGAAGAACGCCTGAACGACCGCCAGAACTTAATTGCCCGGGAACTGCTCAAGGAAATTAGAAAACGCATTGGCTTCCTGGTAGATGTGGGACTGGAATATCTGCATTTGCACCGTTCCGTGCGCACGCTGTCTGGTGGCGAAAGCCAGCGCATACGTTTGGCCACGCAGATTGGAACGCAGTTGGTAGGCGTGCTCTATATCATGGATGAACCCAGCATTGGCTTGCACCAGCGCGACAACGAGAAACTGATTAAAGCCCTGCAAGACTTGCGCGATTTGGGCAACTCTGTGGTAGTGGTGGAACATGACAAAGACATGATTCTGGCTGCTGATTACGTGGTGGACATCGGGCCGGGCGCGGGTATTCACGGAGGGCAGATTGTGACCGCCGGCACGCCCCAGGAAATGATGGAAAGCGGCACCACCACCGCAGACTTCCTGAGTTTCAGAAAAGGGATTGCGGTGCGCAAACAGAAACGGCCCGGCAACGGAAAAAGCCTGATTCTGCGCGGGGCCACCGGTCACAACCTCAAAGACGTAACGCTGGAGTTACCGCTGAGCAAATTGCTGTGCGTGACCGGAGTTTCAGGTAGCGGGAAATCATCGTTGATTCATGACACGCTCTACCCTATCCTGAACAAGCATTTCTTCAACGCCAAGCGCGAGCCGTTGCCGTTCAAAAGTGTGGAAGGCCTGAATGTGATTGACAAAGTGATTGAGGTGGACCAAAGCCCCATCGGGCGTACGCCGCGCTCCAACCCAGCCACGTACACGGGGGTTTTCACCGAAATCAGAAGTCTGTTCGCGTCTATGCCGGAGGCTAAAATCAGAGGCTACGCGGCGGGTCGGTTCTCGTTCAACGTGAAAGGCGGCCGCTGTGAAACCTGCGAAGGCGCCGGCATGCGCACCATTGAGATGAACTTCATGCCCGATGTGTACGTGCCCTGCGAAACCTGCAAAGGCAAACGTTACAACCGCGAGACCCTGGAAGTCCGCTTCAAAGGAAAATCGGTGACCGACATTCTGGATATGACCGTAGAACAGGCCGTGGAGTTCTTCGAGAACCAGCCCAGAATTTTGCGCAAAATCAAGACCTTGAACGATGTGGGCTTAGGCTATATCACGTTAGGTCAACAAGCCACTACGTTGTCTGGCGGTGAGGCGCAGCGCGTGAAACTGGCCACCGAGCTTTCCAAGAAAGACACCGGCCGCACATTGTACATCTTGGATGAACCAACCACCGGCCTTCACTTCCAGGATATTCAACATTTGTCAGACGTGTTGAACCGCTTGGTAGACAAAGGCAACTCCGTACTCATCATTGAGCACAACATGGACTTGATTAAAGTGGCCGACCACGTGATTGACATTGGCCCCGAAGGCGGCGCGAAAGGTGGATATATTGTGGCACAGGGAACACCAGAGGAAGTAGCCGCTTTGAACTTAGGTCACACTGCTCGCTTCCTGAAAGAGGAATTAGCCAACAGCCATTACATTGATGCGCCCACGTTTGTAGAAGAGGTTGAGGAAGATGACATAGCTATAGCAGAGGTTCCTGAAAAGAAAACCCGCGGCCGCAAGAAAAAGGTTGAAACCGAAACAGCTTCTGATGCTACTGCAACCGCGGCAGTTCCTGTGAAAGAGAAAAAGAAGCCCGGCCCCAAAAAGAAAACCGAGTAGCGTTTTCGGGCTCGTTCCCAGAAATGAGCCCGAAAACGGAAAGTTTAGAAACAGAAAAGCCTTGTTCTTATGAGCAAGGCTTTCTTTGTTATAGGGCAAATCTCAGCAACGTGAGCAACCCACCCCTACCCCTCCTAGGAGGGGAATGAATACGTACTAGGTCATTTACTATAGAAAATACTTGTGCAGATACTCCCCTCCTGGGAGGGGTAGGGGTGGGTTCATGCGCCTGTATAAAGTCTTGGCAGCTTGTTAGTGCGCAGCGGGAGCAGCCGCTTCTTCTTTTACAGGTGCAGCCGCACTGTCAGCATTGGCGGCAGCCGGAGCAGCTTCAGTGGTGGCTGGTGCTTCTGGAGTAGTGGTGGTTACTTCTTCCTGAAGTTCTGAACCTGATCCCAGGTCGTTGGGGTCTGTGTTGGCCGTGTAGGTAGAGCAGGCAGAACCGGTCAATAGAAAGAAAGCGGCAAAGAAAGGGAATAGGTTTTTCATGGTTTAGGGTAAAAATTTGGGCAAAGGTAGGCAATTCAGGTCTTGCAATACAACCACCGGTTTCCTGGCACAGCCTGGAAAAGCTAGGGGGTTTCTGTTTTGGGGCTCATTTCTGGAAATGAGCCCCAAAACAGAAATCCCGATGCTATTACCAGCACCGGGATTTCTTGAAGGGGAACGTGTTTTCAGAAAGCAGCTCTTCCTTTTCGCCAGAAAAATTACTGGTCTTGCTGCCCGGTAGAGACTCTTACCGGGGCGCTGGTGCTGGCTTTTGGTTTGGTGTTGGCGCTGTCTTTGGCTGCCGGCATGACCACCGCACTGTCTGTGGGCACCTTAGTGTCCTTAGCGTCTGGGTTGTCAAAAGTGGCGTTGTTGTTAGCTTCGGCCACATCTGGGCTGTTGGTCGTTCCCGTCCCCGATTTAGTGTCTGAGAGCGCCCAGCCGCTGCCCATGTCATCTGGGTCTGTGGATGAGGTGTACGTGCTACAGGCGGATCCTGCCAGCAAGGCACCGGCCACCAAGAAAGGCATTACTTTTTTCATAGTCTTCTTTTGTACGATATCGGCAATATAAGAAATTGTGTATACGCGCGCTTGGCCTTGGGGTTAAGACTCAAGACTTGCAGTTGGCGGGGCTTATCTGGAAAGCGCCGCCGCGTCACATAAAAAAGCCGGCCAACCTTAGCTGCCCGGCTTTTTGCAAGCGTGATGCACCTGTTTAGTCCACCATGTCTTCAATCTTAGTAGCTTGTTCTAAGTGGGAGCGCAACATGGGCAAAGATTTAGTGGCGAACGCTTTGATAGTAGCGTTCTCGGCGTTCTTGCTCTTCATCTCAAACATGGCGATGTCCGTTTTATGGGCAGTCTCCATGGCATCCATGTAGTCTTCGTCAAATTCCTTGCCCGACTTGGCGGCCAGACGGTCTACCACTTCTTTGTGAATGGGCATCATGGCGGTTGGTAATTGGGTGTTGACCTGGCCAGCTACGGTTTTCAGTTCCTGCGTGGCTTTGGTGTGGTGGTCTACCATCATCTGCCCAAATTTCTTCACTTCGGCATGGGCGCCTTTTTGGGCAGCCAGGCGACCAAGCTCAATCTCCATCATGTTGCTGCTGGCTGCCGTCATGAGAAATGTGGGGTCGTTCACGTCAGTCACGGTGGTAGCGGCGTCTTCCACGCGTCCGCCCGGGCCAGTGGCCGTGTTGGTGGTGGCATTGGTGTTGGCCGACCCGGAAATCACAGCCCCAGGGCTAGGTTCTGTGGTGGCGTCTGTGGTGGTTTCAGCGGTGGTAGTGGTGGCTGAGTCTGTGGTGGTGCTGGTACAGGCAGCGCCTAACAGGGTGGCGCTGGCTACAAACAACATTAGTACTTTTTTCATACGTTTTAGTTTTTGGTAACGACTTTGTTATACGAGGCTGTTGGCAAGGGGTTTGCGGCGCAAACAGTGGGTTATAGAACTTTTCAGCAACAAAAAAGCCCGGTGTTTTTCGCACCGGGCTTTTGTATTTAATTGCTTTTCAACTTAGTCTACCTTGTCTTCAATGCGGGTGGCCGCCATGTAATGGGACTGCAGCATGAGCAGCGTTTTGGCGGCAAACACCTTTACCACCGGCGATTCTGCACTCTTGCTCTTGGCCTCAAACAGGGCGATGTCCTGCTTATGAACGGTTTCCATGAGGTCCATGTAACTCACGTCAAAGTCTTTGCCCGTTTTTCCTTTTAGCTTGTCAGCCAGGGCCTGGTGCTCGGGGAGCATGGTGCTGGGTAAGGCAATGTTCAACTGGGCGGCCATGGTTTTTTGTTCCTCGCTGGCTTTGGTGTGGTGCTCCACCATCATTTGGGCAAACCGTTTCACCTCCTGGTTGGAGGCCAGCTTGGCAGCCAAGGTGCCCAGTTCAATCTCCAACAGGTTGCTGCTGGCGCTGGCTGCTAGAAAAGCGGCATCGGTGAGGGTGTTACTGTTACTGGCTGTGGTTTCGCCCGTGACCGACATAGGACCTGCCTCCATGGCTGCCCCACCCACCGAGGCGGAAACGGTATAAGAGGCTTTATTGGCTTGAGAGACAACGGCCGTTTCTGTTTTGGTGCAGCCAAACCCGGCAAACAGCAGTCCGGCCGCCGTGCACAACATTCCTTTTTTCATGTATCTTCTCTTACAAATGGTGACTATTTTTTATCTCCTGATGCAGCCGTTGGTATCCACGCTCTCCTGATTTTCACTTCATTCTGACTCTGGTGGTGTAGCAAAGCGAAGGCAGAGTTATGCAGCAGCCGCTGAATGGTTTACGCTGGGTGGCAACCGTTACTTGTCTACTTTGTCTTCCAGCTGGTCTGCTTCGCGCAGGTGAATGCGCAGGGCCGGGAGCGCCCGTATGGCGAAGGCTTTCACAGAAACGGTGGGCGCGCTGTTGCTCACAACCTCAAACTTGGCCACGTCTTGCTTGTGCACAGACACCATGGCCTGCATGTATTCTTCATCAAAATCAGCCCCAGACAATTTTGAAAGCTTGGTCATGACTTCCTGGTGGGCGGGCATCATGGTGGTAGGCAAATTCACGTTCATACCAGACGCCACAGACATAAGTTCCAGGCTGGTTTTGGTGTGGTGGTCTACCAGCATCTGCGCGAATTTCTTCACCTCCGCGTGGGTGGCTTTCTGCAGGGCCAGGCGGCTGGCTTCTATTTCCATGATATTGCTGCTGGCGGCTTCCATCAGAAAACTCTCCTCAGTCATGGGCCGGTTGTCAAAGGTCATGGTTCCCGCCATGGCGCTGGTGGCCCCGGTGTTCATAACGGGTTCTTTCCCTACGGTTACGGCACCGGTGGCACCTCCGGCCCCAGAACCGTTGGTCCGCATGGCGGCTTCATAGGCGTCTGTGGTAGGAATATTGTTGGACGTAGAGGTGTTCACCCGGCTACAGGCCCCTGTCATCAAAGCTACTAGTACTATGGCTCCTATCTTTTTCATGGCGTTCTTGGTTATGTTCCTTCTTGGTGAATGTAACTGCAGGCAGGTGAAGTTGATTAAGGGAGTATGTTTTTCAATTGCGTGGCTAAGCGCAGGTGTCCTTGTAAAATGGGTGTGTTCTTAAGCGCGTAGGCCCGCAGGGCGAAGTTGGTACTGTTGCTCCCGGCCTGCTGGTAAATAGCAATGTCTTGTTGGTAGAGCATCTCCATTTCCTGCACAAAGGCTTTCTCAAACCCGGCACCGGTCATTTTGACCACCTTGTCATAACGG
This region of Rufibacter sp. LB8 genomic DNA includes:
- the uvrA gene encoding excinuclease ABC subunit UvrA is translated as MTPKDSVAASPVAKKNSSTVEVPFIEVYGAREHNLKNISLKIPRNQLVVFTGISGSGKSSLAFDTIYAEGQRRYMETFSAYARSFLGGMERPNVDKIEGLSPVISIEQKTTSRNPRSTVGTITEIYDFLRLLYARTAEAFSYETGEKMIKQSDDQIVQHVLEHFSGKKTIVLAPVVKGRKGHYRELFEQIRKMGFLRARIDGELTELTPKMQVDRYKIHDIEIVIDKLVPSAEDRYRLSTSIQNALQHGKGTVLVLDADTNATQFYSRHLMDPATGIAYDDPAPNTFSFNSPYGACPTCNGLGEIEELTEESIVPSKGVSISRGGIAPLGEYRDIWIFTQISAVLKRHKLSLMAPISDIPEETWQQLMYGFEEEDPKGKKEPFVFEGVINFLKKQLESDSENVRNWIQEYTQQSTCPECNGYRLKRESLHFKIDHKHIGQLAEMDIAELAGWVANLEERLNDRQNLIARELLKEIRKRIGFLVDVGLEYLHLHRSVRTLSGGESQRIRLATQIGTQLVGVLYIMDEPSIGLHQRDNEKLIKALQDLRDLGNSVVVVEHDKDMILAADYVVDIGPGAGIHGGQIVTAGTPQEMMESGTTTADFLSFRKGIAVRKQKRPGNGKSLILRGATGHNLKDVTLELPLSKLLCVTGVSGSGKSSLIHDTLYPILNKHFFNAKREPLPFKSVEGLNVIDKVIEVDQSPIGRTPRSNPATYTGVFTEIRSLFASMPEAKIRGYAAGRFSFNVKGGRCETCEGAGMRTIEMNFMPDVYVPCETCKGKRYNRETLEVRFKGKSVTDILDMTVEQAVEFFENQPRILRKIKTLNDVGLGYITLGQQATTLSGGEAQRVKLATELSKKDTGRTLYILDEPTTGLHFQDIQHLSDVLNRLVDKGNSVLIIEHNMDLIKVADHVIDIGPEGGAKGGYIVAQGTPEEVAALNLGHTARFLKEELANSHYIDAPTFVEEVEEDDIAIAEVPEKKTRGRKKKVETETASDATATAAVPVKEKKKPGPKKKTE
- a CDS encoding DUF4142 domain-containing protein, which gives rise to MKKVLMLFVASATLLGAACTSTTTDSATTTTAETTTDATTEPSPGAVISGSANTNATTNTATGPGGRVEDAATTVTDVNDPTFLMTAASSNMMEIELGRLAAQKGAHAEVKKFGQMMVDHHTKATQELKTVAGQVNTQLPTAMMPIHKEVVDRLAAKSGKEFDEDYMDAMETAHKTDIAMFEMKSKNAENATIKAFATKSLPMLRSHLEQATKIEDMVD
- a CDS encoding DUF4142 domain-containing protein, with product MKKGMLCTAAGLLFAGFGCTKTETAVVSQANKASYTVSASVGGAAMEAGPMSVTGETTASNSNTLTDAAFLAASASSNLLEIELGTLAAKLASNQEVKRFAQMMVEHHTKASEEQKTMAAQLNIALPSTMLPEHQALADKLKGKTGKDFDVSYMDLMETVHKQDIALFEAKSKSAESPVVKVFAAKTLLMLQSHYMAATRIEDKVD
- a CDS encoding DUF4142 domain-containing protein — translated: MKKIGAIVLVALMTGACSRVNTSTSNNIPTTDAYEAAMRTNGSGAGGATGAVTVGKEPVMNTGATSAMAGTMTFDNRPMTEESFLMEAASSNIMEIEASRLALQKATHAEVKKFAQMLVDHHTKTSLELMSVASGMNVNLPTTMMPAHQEVMTKLSKLSGADFDEEYMQAMVSVHKQDVAKFEVVSNSAPTVSVKAFAIRALPALRIHLREADQLEDKVDK